In Haematobia irritans isolate KBUSLIRL chromosome 1, ASM5000362v1, whole genome shotgun sequence, a genomic segment contains:
- the Polr2L gene encoding DNA-directed RNA polymerases I, II, and III subunit Rpb10, which translates to MIIPIRCFTCGKVIGNKWESYLGLLQAEYTEGDALDALGLKRYCCRRMLLGHVDLIEKLLNYAPLEK; encoded by the exons ATGATTATACCAATTCGTTGTTTTACTTGCGGCAAAGTTATTGGCAATAAGTGGGAATCCTACCTTGGACTGCTGCAGGCCGAATATACTGAGGG TGATGCTTTGGATGCCCTTGGTCTAAAACGCTATTGTTGTCGCCGTATGCTGTTGGGTCATGtggatttaattgaaaaacttttgaattaTGCACCTCTTGAGAAATAG
- the LOC142224566 gene encoding methionine aminopeptidase 1, protein MVHKCETPNCGKDATLQCPTCLKMGIPGSYFCSQPCFKGFWKEHKLIHALAGGAAKPKISENGGYNPWPQYRFTGKLRPAEHTPKRHVPDHIERPDYADHPDGVAASEEAMRGNTSIKVLDDDEIEAMRVAGRLGRECLDAAAAAVEVGVTTDELDRLVHEAAIERDCYPSPLNYYNFPKSCCTSVNEVICHGIPDLRPLQDGDICNIDVTVYHHGFHGDLNETFFVGNVAEKHKKLVRVTYEALSKAIELVRPGVKYREIGNVIQKYVAPHGFSVVKSYCGHGIHRLFHTAPNVPHYAKNSAVGVMKAGHTFTIEPMISEGVYTAAQWPDDWTAVTSDGLYSAQFEQTLLVTETGCDILTKRREKNGQPWFMDKL, encoded by the exons ATGGTTCATAAATGTGAGACACCAAATTGCGGTAAAGACGCCACATTGCAATGTCCAACTTGTTTGAAAATGGGAATACCAGGATCGTATTTCTGTtcccaaccatgtttcaagggaTTTTGGAAAGAACATAAACTAATACATGCATTGGCAG GTGGCGCTGCTAAGcccaaaatttccgaaaatggGGGTTACAATCCTTGGCCCCAATATCGTTTTACCGGCAAACTGAGACCAGCCGAACATACACCCAAGAGACATGTTCCCGATCATATTGAACGGCCCGACTATGCTGATCATCCCGATGGCGTTGCGGCTTCTGAAGAAGCTATGCGTGGCAATACTTCTATTAAAGTGCTTGATGATGACGAAATTGAAGCTATGCGAGTAGCAGGACGTTTGGGACGTGAATGTCTCGATGCTGCTGCCGCAGCCGTTGAAGTTGGTGTTACCACTGATGAATTAGATCGTTTGGTCCATGAGGCAGCCATTGAAAGGGATTGTTATCCATCACCCTTGAACTATTATAATTTTCCCAAATCATGTTGCACCTCAGTGAATGAGGTCATATGCCATGGTATTCCAGACTTGAGACCACTACAAGATGGGGATATTTGTAATATTGATGTTACAGTTTATCATCATGGCTTCCATGGTGATTTGAATGAAACATTCTTTGTTGGAAATGTTGCTGAGAAACATAAGAAATTGGTGCGTGTAACCTATGAGGCCTTGAGTAAAGCTATTGAGTTGGTGAGACCTGGAGTAAAATatcgtgaaattggaaatgtcatTCAGAAATACGTGGCTCCACATGGTTTTAGTGTAGTGAAAAGCTATTGCGGTCATGGTATACATCGACTTTTCCACACTGCCCCAAATGTGCCTCACTATGCAA AGAACTCTGCTGTTGGTGTTATGAAAGCTGGTCACACTTTCACAATTGAACCTATGATTTCGGAAGGTGTATACACCGCCGCCCAATGGCCTGATGATTGGACAGCCGTTACCTCTGACGGATTGTATTCAGCTCAATTTGAACAAACATTATTGGTTACAGAGACTGGTTGTGATATTCTAACCAAACGTCGTGAGAAAAACGGACAACCTTGGTTTATGGATAAGTTGTAA